A DNA window from Marinobacter alexandrii contains the following coding sequences:
- a CDS encoding alpha-amylase family glycosyl hydrolase, with product MRKLLISALLFTCLTTFSQDISITFEVDMSYQIELDKFNPDAEYVDVAGTFNNWGTSLTKLSDSDKDGIWEATVNGFNADQKIEFKFRYNGAWNDREEFPGSGNNRTHVVSSGDETLSFWYNDEESPTGPALADVNSSSTFVFTGGSVLFSDNSSGLIENTEWVFEGGNPSVSTDRNVSVTYETPGSYNVTLRVSNSFSSDEIVLSDYITVGDQSEEDLNWWNETTFYEIFVRSFYDSDGDGIGDFNGITEKLDYLNDGDPNTTNDLGITGIWLMPIHDSPSYHGYDVNDYRSINPDYGTMDDFENFLSEAHKRGIKVIIDLVLNHTSTEIEWFKNARSSSTSDKRNWYRWTESKPSYSGPWGQTVWHGGGSSYYYGLFWGGMPDLNYDEEEVRNEIFDITRFWLEDIGIDGYRLDAVKYIHEKASELEDISETHAFWRDWVAVTKESNPNALSVGEAWTSTEKIVPYVVNRGLDFCFDFDLSSAMISSINGKSAIPLKNQINKVINSYPYFQFGTFASNHDQNRIMDELGSNESKVKLIAASYFMLPGVPFVYYGEEVAMKGTKPDEDIRRPMPWSNDSNGGFSDSSPWNSLSSNYKTNNVEVGMEDPNSVFNWYRKLIQLRGKEVALQKGTYREINTGSDEVLGFWREYEGEQVLVLINYGESTRSVEVNTSNVFTTTESSALVDQLDASYRIDLVNKSELTITLDAEQSRVLKTGPLTLGLKSEEAIQLFPNPASTIVRLNSKLGNQVDYEILTIDGKLVKSGTYEYVDGIDISKLSRGIYLVKLKSDQKELTSKLYLR from the coding sequence ATGCGAAAATTACTCATCTCTGCTCTTCTGTTCACCTGTTTGACTACTTTCTCTCAGGACATTTCGATCACCTTTGAGGTTGATATGTCTTACCAAATTGAACTTGATAAGTTTAATCCAGATGCCGAGTACGTAGATGTTGCTGGAACCTTCAATAATTGGGGGACTTCATTGACTAAGCTGTCAGACTCAGATAAAGATGGAATTTGGGAGGCAACAGTAAATGGGTTCAATGCTGATCAAAAGATTGAATTCAAGTTTCGATATAATGGAGCATGGAATGATAGAGAAGAGTTTCCAGGTTCCGGTAACAATCGAACACATGTTGTTTCGTCAGGTGATGAAACTTTGTCATTCTGGTATAATGATGAAGAATCACCCACTGGTCCAGCATTAGCTGATGTCAATTCATCTTCAACATTTGTCTTTACAGGAGGCTCGGTTCTTTTCTCAGACAACTCCAGTGGTCTAATCGAAAATACTGAATGGGTATTTGAGGGGGGAAATCCTTCGGTTTCTACAGATAGAAATGTATCTGTTACATACGAAACGCCTGGTTCATATAATGTTACTTTAAGAGTATCCAATAGCTTTTCATCAGACGAAATTGTTTTGTCTGATTACATCACTGTAGGAGATCAGTCAGAAGAAGATTTGAACTGGTGGAATGAAACAACTTTCTATGAAATATTCGTACGAAGCTTTTATGATAGTGATGGGGATGGGATCGGTGATTTTAATGGCATAACAGAGAAGTTAGATTATTTGAATGATGGTGACCCCAATACCACAAATGATCTGGGTATTACGGGAATATGGCTCATGCCGATCCATGATTCCCCAAGCTACCATGGGTATGATGTGAATGATTATAGATCCATCAATCCAGATTATGGAACCATGGATGATTTTGAAAATTTTCTCAGCGAAGCTCACAAAAGAGGAATAAAGGTTATTATAGATCTTGTTTTAAATCATACCTCTACAGAAATAGAGTGGTTTAAAAATGCTAGATCTTCAAGTACTTCTGACAAGCGTAACTGGTATAGATGGACAGAATCTAAGCCAAGCTATTCTGGTCCGTGGGGACAGACAGTGTGGCATGGGGGAGGCTCTTCGTATTATTATGGATTATTCTGGGGAGGTATGCCAGATCTAAACTATGACGAGGAAGAAGTACGAAATGAAATATTTGATATTACACGTTTTTGGCTTGAAGACATAGGAATAGATGGTTATCGATTGGATGCGGTTAAATATATTCATGAAAAAGCCAGTGAACTTGAAGATATCTCCGAGACTCATGCGTTTTGGAGAGATTGGGTAGCAGTCACAAAAGAATCAAATCCCAATGCACTATCAGTAGGAGAAGCCTGGACGAGTACAGAAAAAATTGTTCCCTATGTAGTCAACAGAGGGTTGGATTTTTGTTTTGATTTTGACTTGAGTTCAGCCATGATTAGCAGTATCAATGGGAAAAGTGCTATTCCACTCAAAAATCAAATAAACAAAGTAATCAATAGCTATCCATACTTTCAATTCGGAACATTTGCCTCAAACCATGACCAAAATAGAATTATGGATGAACTTGGCTCCAACGAAAGTAAAGTAAAATTGATTGCAGCATCATATTTTATGCTACCAGGAGTGCCTTTTGTTTATTATGGAGAGGAAGTAGCTATGAAAGGCACTAAACCAGATGAGGATATAAGACGACCTATGCCTTGGAGTAATGACTCCAACGGGGGGTTCTCAGATAGTTCACCATGGAATTCTTTGTCCAGTAACTACAAGACCAATAATGTCGAAGTAGGTATGGAAGATCCTAACTCTGTATTCAATTGGTATCGAAAGCTTATTCAGCTAAGAGGGAAAGAAGTTGCACTTCAAAAAGGCACCTATCGAGAGATAAATACAGGTAGTGATGAAGTACTCGGATTTTGGAGGGAATATGAAGGAGAACAGGTTCTGGTATTGATTAATTATGGAGAATCTACCAGGTCTGTAGAAGTTAATACATCTAATGTTTTTACCACCACAGAATCCTCAGCGTTGGTCGATCAGTTAGATGCTTCATATCGTATTGATCTAGTAAATAAAAGTGAGTTAACCATAACACTTGATGCAGAGCAATCAAGAGTGTTAAAGACGGGACCTTTGACACTAGGTTTGAAATCTGAAGAGGCTATTCAGCTATTTCCCAATCCAGCATCAACTATTGTTCGACTCAACTCAAAGCTTGGAAATCAGGTGGATTATGAGATCCTTACGATTGATGGCAAACTAGTGAAAAGTGGGACATACGAATATGTTGATGGAATAGATATTAGTAAGCTCTCTAGAGGGATATATCTGGTCAAACTGAAAAGTGATCAAAAAGAGCTTACAAGTAAATTGTATTTGAGATAG
- a CDS encoding DUF2064 domain-containing protein, with translation MKSSQSSTAVVLFARKANVEASHKPLLNQKDRNNLLHQKLIKAAKKAAISSSGAFYHVHENIQVGDTFGERISNSARDVFAKGYDRVILIGGDCPGLSSHDIDKAISSFDDDKIVLGPDQHGGAYLISISKEAFNKIDFKNLQWNTSRLFTDLKKFALDKHIEVTELQKKIDLNSDEDVFEYASTFELKNILVSIFTSRFERLLETNRPTLKRPSVTPDHRGPPIAA, from the coding sequence ATGAAATCCTCTCAATCATCTACTGCAGTTGTGTTGTTTGCTCGAAAGGCAAATGTAGAGGCTTCTCATAAACCTCTTTTAAATCAAAAAGACAGAAATAATCTATTACATCAAAAGCTTATAAAAGCTGCCAAGAAGGCGGCAATCAGTAGTTCTGGAGCATTTTATCACGTTCATGAAAACATCCAGGTAGGTGATACTTTTGGTGAACGCATATCAAACAGTGCTCGGGATGTTTTTGCCAAAGGATACGATAGAGTTATACTGATCGGTGGAGATTGTCCGGGACTTTCATCTCACGATATTGATAAAGCCATTTCATCTTTTGATGATGACAAAATAGTTTTAGGACCTGATCAACATGGAGGCGCATATTTAATAAGTATTTCAAAAGAGGCCTTTAATAAAATAGACTTCAAAAACCTACAGTGGAATACTTCCAGACTTTTTACTGACCTGAAAAAGTTTGCACTTGACAAACATATAGAAGTTACTGAGCTCCAAAAGAAAATCGATTTAAATAGTGATGAAGATGTTTTCGAATATGCTTCAACTTTTGAACTAAAAAACATACTGGTTTCGATTTTCACTTCACGGTTCGAAAGACTACTAGAAACAAATAGACCTACTCTTAAAAGACCGTCTGTAACTCCCGATCATAGAGGACCACCAATAGCTGCTTAA
- a CDS encoding SusC/RagA family TonB-linked outer membrane protein yields the protein MKKIYLWLTIQLFGMSLFAQSIIISGVVSDSNGDILPGVTIREKGTSNGTITNGNGAFELTVPNDAILVISSIGFTTQEVKLNGQNVIDVVLQEGISELDEVVVTALGIKRQTRDLGYNVQRIESSKIAGVKSTNFIDNLAGKLAGVTVSQGATGVGSTSKITIRGEASFTNNNPLFVVDGIPINNNSIVNFTNDAAAGFQEVDFGNGAMEVNSDDIASVSVLKGPGAAALYGTRASNGVIIITTKDGSDKQGIGVSINSTTMVERAFQLPQFQNEYGQGNSGEFEFVDGLGGGTNDNITYSWGPRLDQGILIPQFDSPVTLPDGSVVRGGDIAVHGGVPITPSAFISHPDNLKDFYQTGITTINNIAISNGFDDGNYRLSFTDLQSESIIPGVDLDRRTLSARLSFRPTLKVKVTSSISYVNSQSNNRPSGGYGSENINYSLVAWGPRSLDISALRDYWQPGLEDTQQYSFNYTFFDNPYFILLENRNSFNRDRLFGNVSATYLFNDYLSLTVRSGMDYSSEKRQFRRAFSTNRFRNGAYAVHDVLFRENNTDFLLNFSETFADMSLDISVGGNQMDQEASTVQSQALTLAQPGIFKLSNAASPLEVFEFLSKKRINSLYGVAKFGYHDFLFLEATARNDWSSALASPNSTENVSFFYPSISTGFIASNMIEIPAIIDFVKLRASWAQVGNDTNPYQTAGVFNASTPYSGQPTFSEQSTIPNANLLPEKTTSIELGGEVRLFKNRLLLDVTYYNALTQNQIISLPVSISSGYTERVVNGGEVRSKGLEIIAGIATLSRQNLSWNTQLNFSRNVTTVESLPDEVDRLTLGYSSIYDNVNQTVFFQVEEGGRIGDLYGTGYRKTEEGEFIVGDNGLYSSDNNLIKLGNYNPDFILGISNNIQYKNWNVNFLFDWRQGGILVSRTLALAGVGGQLEETSDRPEAGIAPGVVRTGGTDENPVFSPNTQQVSAEAFYRNFYDRNHEENNTYDASYLKLRELSVTYSFSNGFFNKNRTLDISLIGRNLFAVSEIPHFDPEQLAVQGQQFVSGVEDMSYATTRSYGIKFNFNF from the coding sequence ATGAAAAAAATCTACCTATGGCTGACGATTCAGCTATTTGGAATGAGCCTGTTTGCTCAATCAATTATTATATCAGGAGTAGTTTCCGATTCTAATGGAGATATCCTGCCAGGAGTCACTATTCGTGAAAAAGGAACGTCTAATGGTACTATTACCAATGGTAATGGCGCTTTTGAATTAACAGTACCCAATGATGCTATATTAGTCATATCCTCTATTGGTTTTACTACGCAGGAGGTAAAGTTAAATGGCCAAAACGTCATTGACGTTGTTCTTCAGGAAGGAATTAGTGAATTGGATGAAGTCGTCGTAACCGCTCTTGGTATTAAGCGTCAAACGAGAGACTTAGGTTATAATGTTCAAAGAATTGAATCTAGTAAAATTGCTGGAGTCAAGTCAACCAACTTTATTGATAATCTTGCTGGAAAACTAGCTGGGGTTACAGTAAGTCAAGGAGCAACAGGCGTAGGTTCCACATCAAAAATCACTATTCGAGGTGAAGCATCTTTTACTAATAACAACCCTTTATTTGTAGTTGATGGAATCCCGATTAATAATAATTCAATTGTAAACTTCACCAATGATGCTGCCGCGGGATTCCAGGAAGTTGATTTTGGAAATGGTGCAATGGAGGTGAATTCAGATGATATTGCTTCCGTCTCTGTTTTAAAGGGTCCCGGTGCAGCGGCACTATATGGAACCAGAGCTTCGAATGGGGTAATTATTATCACCACTAAAGATGGTTCTGACAAGCAAGGGATTGGCGTAAGCATCAATTCCACAACCATGGTTGAACGAGCTTTCCAATTACCACAGTTTCAGAATGAATATGGTCAGGGTAATTCAGGTGAATTTGAGTTTGTAGATGGTTTAGGAGGTGGAACGAATGACAATATTACATATAGCTGGGGTCCAAGATTAGATCAAGGAATCTTGATTCCGCAATTTGATAGTCCGGTAACCTTGCCTGATGGAAGTGTTGTTAGAGGCGGAGATATAGCAGTGCATGGAGGCGTGCCAATCACTCCATCGGCATTTATCTCTCATCCAGATAATTTGAAAGATTTTTATCAAACTGGGATTACGACGATCAATAATATTGCTATTTCGAATGGGTTTGATGATGGTAATTACCGATTGTCATTTACAGACTTACAAAGCGAATCAATTATCCCAGGAGTAGACCTTGATCGTAGAACACTTTCTGCAAGACTTTCATTTAGACCCACATTAAAAGTAAAAGTGACATCATCTATTAGCTATGTAAATTCTCAATCAAACAATAGACCTTCGGGTGGTTATGGTTCGGAAAACATCAACTACTCTTTAGTTGCATGGGGTCCTCGGTCTTTAGACATCTCTGCATTGAGAGACTACTGGCAACCAGGGCTGGAGGACACTCAACAGTATTCATTCAACTATACATTCTTTGATAATCCATATTTCATTCTTTTGGAGAACAGAAATTCATTTAATCGTGATCGATTGTTTGGTAATGTTTCAGCTACTTATCTATTCAATGATTACCTAAGCTTGACCGTAAGATCTGGCATGGACTATAGCTCGGAGAAACGTCAGTTTAGAAGAGCATTTAGCACAAATAGATTTAGAAATGGTGCTTATGCCGTTCATGATGTGCTTTTTCGAGAAAACAATACAGATTTTCTTTTAAACTTCAGCGAGACGTTTGCTGATATGTCACTAGATATTTCGGTAGGGGGTAATCAAATGGATCAGGAGGCATCTACTGTGCAGTCACAAGCTCTGACCTTAGCTCAACCAGGTATTTTCAAATTATCCAATGCTGCTTCACCGTTAGAAGTATTTGAATTCTTATCAAAAAAGAGAATTAACAGTCTTTATGGGGTGGCAAAGTTTGGATACCACGATTTTTTGTTTTTGGAAGCAACAGCTAGAAATGATTGGTCGAGTGCATTAGCATCCCCAAACTCCACAGAGAATGTTTCCTTTTTTTACCCATCCATATCCACCGGGTTTATAGCTAGCAATATGATTGAAATACCAGCAATTATCGATTTTGTAAAGTTAAGAGCAAGCTGGGCACAAGTAGGTAATGATACAAATCCATATCAAACAGCTGGAGTCTTCAACGCAAGTACGCCTTATAGTGGCCAGCCTACTTTCAGTGAACAGTCCACTATCCCGAATGCAAACCTTCTGCCTGAGAAAACGACCTCTATAGAATTGGGAGGAGAAGTGAGGTTATTTAAGAATAGACTACTCCTTGATGTGACATACTATAATGCATTGACCCAGAATCAGATTATATCCTTACCGGTCTCAATCAGTTCAGGTTATACAGAACGTGTAGTTAATGGAGGAGAAGTAAGATCTAAGGGTCTTGAAATAATTGCTGGCATAGCCACACTAAGCAGGCAAAACCTAAGTTGGAATACTCAATTGAATTTCAGTAGAAATGTTACCACAGTTGAGTCACTACCAGATGAAGTAGACCGCTTAACACTTGGTTATTCAAGCATTTATGACAATGTAAATCAGACGGTCTTCTTCCAGGTAGAAGAAGGAGGTCGAATAGGTGATTTGTACGGAACTGGCTATCGTAAGACAGAGGAAGGTGAATTTATTGTCGGAGATAACGGATTATATAGCTCTGATAACAACTTGATTAAGTTGGGTAATTACAATCCTGATTTCATTTTAGGAATCAGCAATAACATTCAATATAAAAATTGGAATGTAAATTTTCTTTTTGATTGGAGGCAAGGGGGAATACTGGTTTCAAGAACACTTGCATTAGCCGGAGTAGGTGGGCAGCTGGAGGAAACCTCAGATAGGCCAGAAGCAGGAATCGCACCTGGAGTTGTCAGGACAGGAGGCACTGATGAAAATCCAGTGTTTAGTCCAAATACTCAACAAGTTAGTGCTGAAGCTTTTTACCGAAATTTTTATGATCGTAACCATGAAGAGAATAATACCTATGATGCTAGCTACCTAAAACTCAGAGAGCTATCTGTGACCTATTCGTTTAGCAATGGATTCTTTAATAAAAATAGAACACTTGATATCAGTCTTATAGGTAGGAACTTATTTGCAGTAAGTGAAATTCCGCATTTCGATCCAGAACAACTGGCTGTTCAGGGGCAGCAATTTGTGAGTGGTGTAGAAGACATGTCTTACGCAACTACTCGTAGTTATGGAATCAAATTTAACTTCAACTTCTAA